DNA from Platichthys flesus chromosome 20, fPlaFle2.1, whole genome shotgun sequence:
acacacactccacagttTAGGGTGTGTTTGTATGGAGGGCGGCAGGGAGCTTAACAGATACAGTAAGATATCCCTTCTATCCTAATGCACCATTTTCATACTATCATTCATTTGGTTATTGAAACCAATGTAATGTAACTATTAACAAGAAATGACAGTTAAGACTTTGCCAAGGAAGAGATCAAGTGACAGGCATTttcacctttttgttttaaaggctGAGGATCCAAACAAATATTGTTCTTGGAATCGTTGGTTTCAGCCTTATAGGTCTTACTGCGTCTGAATGAAATCTAAATAAtgtgagacatttgtttttattcaataaatgcggatatatatatatattttttgaattatGTGATTTCAGTAGCCTTATagagatttacatttttgtaatcTCGGCTTCATATAAAGAgcagctaaaaaaaaattgttgtacTTTGTGCGAATTCAGGCTAAACCCCAATAATGCTTGAATGTGGTATTGTTTAAAAATCATCTAGATTTAGATGTTTTCTTCCATTCCTTTCTGTAGAGGGGTTCAGATTCCCACCGTCCTACACCTAAACATTTTCTGTCATTAATGTAAAGTGTTAAAATGACCTCATggcctttatttttttaattgctaATTAGCACTGGTCAATATGACTGTTGCTTTTATCAGTTTAAAAAATGCAACTAAACAGATATAcatgattattgttattgttccGATGCTCAATATGTTCTAGCACGTGTGTGTACATAAAAAAAGGGGACAAACAAAGGGGGTGGATTTCTGCGTCCAGTTTGAGACTAAGATGtcagtgtggttgtgtgtgtgtttgtgtgtgtgtgtgtgtgtggggggggggtgttaatgGCTGATGGATCAAAGATTGTGTTGCCATAGTGACCCATAGCAGAGGGACTCTCAGGTCTCTCatcctagtgtgtgtgtgtgtgtgtgtgtgtgtgtgtgtgtgtgtgtgtgtgtgtgtgtgtgtgtgtgtgtgtgtgtgtgtgtgtgtgtgtgtgtgtgtgtgtgtgtgtgtgtgtgtgtgtgtgtgtgtgtgtgtgtgtgtgtgtgtgtgtgtgtgtgtgtgtgtgtgtgtgtgtgtgtaagagaaagagagaaaagttgaTTTTCATGTTTGACCTTcgtgtttctctccctcctccttagTTCCTGATGACCTCAgtccagaggagagacaggagctggagagcaTCCGCCGCAAAAAacaagagctgctgcaggacattCAAGTAAGAGCAGCACTCGTACTGTCCATGACCTCATCTCTCTTACACTGTAGGCATGTCCTGAGCCCATGATAAGGATCTGCCAGGGATGAGGTTTGAATGCATTTTGTCCAATCTGAATGCACTTCAGAATCCGCTTGTCAAATCCAAATCCCTTTGAATCCTGCATTGGACCTTTTACAgtagtttgttttgtgtggaaTTTGCGTCATTTAGGGATTAATCAGCATACAAGGATAATGACCCTAATACAAACTACAGTACTAAACGATCGAAGTCCAGGTCCGACTCAATATTTAACTAGGTTCTTGATTTTGATCGAAGCCAGAAAAAACCCTGATTTGGTCTTCCAAAAACAAATATCGAGCTGAATTCATCTGGAGTTTCACTTCTTTGCCTTCAGtctatttctgttttctgtcctcAGTCATTACTGCTCACATGAAATATTTTCTCAGCAGGGCAGCCATGAAAGAGAGCTCATGTTTGTCCCTGCAGTGAACCCTGTGGTTATCTGGACTGTTGCaagtctctttctctgtgacATCGCATTTTAGAAGCGATAGTTTCACGGTTTTACAATGTCAGTGATGTGGGACAAAACGCACTGTCCTCGTTCTGTGCAACATGTATTCAAAGTCTTTAAAGTTGTTTCCCTGTTTTAATGGATGAAAGGCTTCAGGAGAGTAAGTGCAATACAGCATTAAACTCACAGCTCCCTGTTATTACTGATGTTTACACCTTCAAGTAGAactttggcatttttttttagagTCTAAGAGGGTGAATACTCTGTGTTACACTGTGACACAAAAAGAGatactaaaaaaacattttggaaaacatATTTGTGATTTCCCTACAATTGATGTGGATTATATTGACTTTAGGAAAGGATGTTTTAATGGTGAGTATGAACAGGAGGACTGAATTCAGCTAGAGAAAAGCATCAGTGTTCATAGGGGCACTATTTATTTAGACAGACTACTCAAAATGTGAAAGCCATTTGTTCGTCCATGTCTAGACCAGCGAGCCTCGggcagtgtgtgtatgaaaaCTGGAGCGTCACTGTACTCATTTAAGACCGAGCGAGCTGCacctatatatatttatacatatatatatctcttTGTGTGCCCTCCGGCTGTTCCTGCGTTGAGGGACAGGTTAACCTCCTGCATCAGTTAATGTCACAACCTTAAATAAAGTGGCAGGACTGTTATATGTGGGTACTTTCCCCCCGTAATTAAATGCTACATATGCGGAATTCTTATTGGCCGTCTGAATATAGGcaatattttgttaaatattaatcCTAAATCTATacctaaaaaaatatttttttaaattacgaTGGCAAACAAATTACcccaaaaatattcaataagGGAATATTCTAAAGAAACTGCAGTcaataaaatgctttaaaacaTCGCCCTCAGTCAGCATGAGTCAAGTGGACaatccaaaacacaaacacacacacacacacaaagacacatacaAAGAATCACAATAACATGCCTTCAGGGCAGCGACGCTCTCAGTAGATTGATGGAGTTTATTACCAAGGTCGACTCCCGTTCTGCGTCTCCCTCTTAAGCTCCGCCCCATCTTGCCCTGGGGGCGAATGGCTAATGAGCCGTGAAATATTCCAGTAATGGAGACGGAGGGATGCCGTTTGTTAATACGCCGTTGTAACCATGGAAACGCACTTGGAGGAATCCAGAGTTATTTACCGTCGGCGAGGGTGATGCAGCCTGGTTTATAGTTATTGGGGTGGTTATAAATGATAATGACTCTAATCTGAAACTGCGGCCTTGTCCACTTCTGTGTCTCTTCTATTATTACCTCAGTCCATTATCGTTTCTGCTGCGCTCAGtgtttctccatctgtctctcgcCTCCCGGTTCTTTCCTGCCTCTCATCAGCTCTGCTAAGCCAGTCAAAGTCTTTGATCCTGCATACTTCTTTCTCCAATGTGACACTCAAACAGACCAGGCAGGGTGTCAGGGGGGAGTGGGCTGATAAATCTAGGTCAGCAcaggggagaggaaaggagaggcgGGTTGGTCGGCCCTGACCCCAGAGCAGGTGCTGCAGCTCCTAGAGAGGTTTTCTTTGCAGAGGGTGGCTGTTCCACATAACTCGTGCTGAGGAGGAGTCAGACTGTGAGAGAGTGAATCACGACTGCACTTTTTAGTGTTTATACTGGGTCCTTCCGTCAGTAGGAAGTATATGTGTGGTTGTGATGGTCTGCTAGATGTAGCTGGAACAGACGAGGGTGTGTAATGAATTCTGCTGTTGCTCAGATCATCAAAACATAGCTGGAGGTCACAGTTCAGATAACACACAAGTATCACACGTATGCCTGTGCTTGTTTTGGTCCAGTGTCTCCGCTCAAAAGCCAAACAGAACAATTTCGGTTTCATCCATTTCATCTTCTTTTGtcatttctccctctgtctgctctcAGAGACTGAAGGATGAGATAGCAGAGGTGACCAATGAGATTGACAACCTGGGCCTGACTGAAGAGAGGTAAAGTATCTCTCAACGACCATttctgtgcacgtgtgtgggtgGACATGGTCCACTCAACCTTTGTTTCAGTGGAGGTGCATTCATGGTGAAAATCAGCATGACTCTCAGAACAGAGGAGTTTACTGCCCTGTGGGATTTAGGTCCTTaaataaagggatagttcacccaaaaatacTAATTCACTTATTATTGTCTACTCACTTTTATACTGCCACAGGGTGGGCcaagtgtttgagtcaacaaCCATGAACGCCTGCACGATGGACTGTATCAAAAGATGGACAAAGTGTCTCtatttcctcccactgtccagaaatgaggACAATATTTCCTGGATAGAAAAGCTGTCAAAGTGTGTTTGGTAATCAGTTCATTGAAGTTCCTTTTCTAAactattaatttgttttgtagGAAAAGTATGCAGAGGAACAAACAGATGGCCATGGGCCGAAAGAAGTTCAACATGGACCCAAAGAAGGTGAGAAGGAATCAGCATTTCTTAAACCTAGTGAATCATTAGTATTTCAAAGATTTGGAAAATCGTCCAAGCCGATTTCATATTTTGCTTTATCCGGACAACAGTCCAACATATCAATTCTACAAAGTTGTAATAAATCAAAACAGGACCTCACTTAGGAGAAGCCACAACCAgtgaaaaactgtttctttaCCGGCTCGGATCTTTTGAGGATGATTTCTATTTTTTGGTTCATGACGGTTGCATGCTCTGATTTCTCCCTACAGGGCATCCGCTTCTTGGTGGACAGCTCCCTGCTGAAGAACACCAGCGACGACATCGCTCAGTTCCTCTACAAGGGCGAGGGGCTGAATAAGACGGCCATCGGGGACTACCTGGGGGAGCGGTAAGGGATCCCCAGCAGGACATGATAGAATAACAGCACCGtaaaagcagctaaatggaaatcagacattattagtttattttccTTCTGTACATGTCATAATGTCTTCCATGAGTAATATCTGTTTTTCACCACAAGTACAGATAATAGATtattcttaaaaagaaaagaagaatacTGATAATTTCTATGCGTGGACTTTTTCTAGGGCtacaaatattttgtgtgtgaaaccAAGCCTCGTcagaaaactaaaacaaattgtaaatatGAGCTTATGTTGCATTAGCAGTTCTGAAAGATGATCCATTAATCTGACTCGTCACATCTCATCCATCCATTTCAGCTGCCAACTCCCAGCTAAACAAAGCTGTGTTCAGTTGTTGATcctgtttttgttctgtttactcccttctccctccctcatgtgcatgtgggtgtgttctttttttttttggtttgtgtgggggggatttCATTTTTCCTGGCGTCGTGCAGAGATGACTTCAACATCGAGGTTCTGCACGCCTTCCTGGACCTGCACGAGTTCTCGGACCTGCACCTGGTCCAGGCGCTCAGGCAGTTCCTGTGGAGCTTCAGGCTGCCCGGCGAAGCTCAGAAGATCGACCGCATGATGGAGGCGTTCGCCCAGCGATACTGTCACTGTAACCCTGGAGTGTTTCAGAGCACAGGtaccagagtgtgtgtttgctcggAGAGAACTCAGGAACGAGGAGGTGGcgataaaaaacacagatacacatttcTTACACAATTGTATCCTCAGTTTTAATTCAAAATTAATGGACATTTTGGTCTCAGTTCCCACCACCAGCTGCTCATATCTAAGGAAATTATAATTTTTGGACTATTTAGCTAAttactaataataatttaactACAAAGAACTTTTCACTGCAAAGTTATGCAAGGTTGAGGAATGGAATAGAGTATTCAACAATAGTTGGAAAtcaataaattcaaataaaatagaaaGCCTTTTTAAAAAGGTAAGTTTTGGACTTTGTAAAGCTTTTCacttcaaaaataaatgtgttagcACAAGAAATAATGACTAAGCTACATTTGCCAGTTGAATCCAGCAAAGAAATCAGTGACATAAATGAAACTCTAGTTATTTACAACCTAAGTCTCACTTATGCATGTTATTTCTGTCTTTGATTCTAGATACCTGTTATGTGTTGTCGTTCGCTGTGATCATGTTGAACACCAGTCTTCACAACCCTAACGTGAAGGACAAACCGCCGGTTCAGAGATTCACAGCCATGAACAGAGGCATCAATGACGGAGGAGATCTgccagaggagctgctcaggGTGAGAGACGTTCaattcacacatttacacattctCCTGTTTCAACAACAAGATAATCTTCAGCATCGGCCCTTTAATCTCGTCTTTGCAAGTTGAACTCTTTGGCTCCTCGCTGAGATTCTTCCAGGAAAAGTTCTGTTAAATAACTGGAGgcaactgactctgacttttCCGTTCTCAGATTTAGTCCTTCTAGAAAATTTTAGGAAAATGTCCCCACTTTGATACATGTCCACagaagctgtgtttgtgttcagccaaaatgaaaattcccaTTTCATTCTTAAATATTTGCAAAGAGGCTTTTGAGATGCAAAGAGAATCTTCGTGTGAATCCTGAAAACAATGTCGTACATATTGATAAACCACCCCAGTAAAGCCTCTtgtaaccatagactgtgtataaaagAGGTTCTATCCTTCCCTCATCCCGTCACCTTTATCGTTCCCTCTCTGTAGAATCTGTACGACAGCATCAAGAACGAACCCTTTAAGATCCCAGAGGATGATGGGAACGACCTCACTCACACTTTCTTCAACCCCGACAGAGAAGGCTGGCTCCTGAAACTCGGTATGTGCAtcagggaaaaaaatgaaatggttcATATCATTCAAACTTTAACTTGTTCAGCTggactgccctctagtggacatGAAGAGGATAAACCATGTAGAAACAGTGAATAAAGTTGACTGAAAgtttcaaagttattttttaaaactcttgttttgacattctttttgtttgtgttccaTGGGTTTTGGCTCCAGGAGGTACGTACCCTCATACTCCCCAGCTTTAACGCACTACCCTGCTTCTGAGCTGCCCCCTCCCCGCTGTTCTACCCGCCACTGTCTGTGTGCATTCGCCTTCACATCACAGCTTTAGTCATATTAAAGACAGATTTATTAATTTCCATATACGATTTCGCACCATGCTTGTTGTGAAAAGGCGAATAAAGTTGTTTCACGTCTGCTTCTAACTGCTGGCCTCCTCGACCTGACCACTGACCCGCGTTTTCTAACCTCAGCTTTTTACGATCAGTAGGCTTTTGTGTCAGCGGCTGatttgtgtcttcagtgtgCTTCACAGTGTTGTCGTCCGCTGTCCCCcggtgaagcagcagctcatctCTGGTTTCTCCTCAGGTGGACGAGTTAAGACCTGGAAGAGACGCTGGTTTATCCTCACAGATAACTGCCTCTACTACTTTGAATACACCACAGTGAGTAATTCCAGTTTTGACTCGATGCCAGAGTAAGAGGAGGAATACTAAAACAGACGGAGGCTTCAGGAAGTTATACTTGGATCTCTCACactgtcattattttttttttctttgtttaccaGGATAAGGAACCCAGAGGAATTATTCCACTGGAAAATCTGAGCATCAGAGAAGTTGATGACTCTAAGAAACCGGTAaacactttctcctctcttctctttctgcctcaTTATGTCATGTTACTGACCGTTTctactctttctctctgcacaaGAGGTCACCAGATAAATATCAACTTAAACATAGCGAGGGGCTGGAGGCAAAACCATTTAGAAAGTTGCCTCACATGAAGAAGGTTCCCGGTGCAAATCCTGGTTTGACCGGGGTCTGTTTATGGTTTAAGGTTTTCTCTGGGTATTTGGACATGCAGTTTGGGATTAGGGTGATTTGAGGCACTGAATTGACCATTTAGTTGAGGTTAAGTCTATTTCACCTTCATCCCCCCTAAGCACGTGTGTATCATATATATCCTGTACCTGCTGAGGTTGGATCCATTAGCTGCTTCGTCAAAATGACACTAAGTGCAGTGTTTTCAAATTGGTTTGGTCTTTGCTGATGCACAGAAAAGGCATTTGACCACAAAGTATTTCTTTAAagactttgtttttaaactctCTGTCCTATTTATTCACTCCGGCTCAAAACACAATTAACTTGTGTTTTCAGACTTTTATTGTTGACCCTACCCTGACTCATCCTGCTTGTGCTGCTCTCTCACCAGAACTGCTTCGAGCTCTACATCCCCAACCACAAGGATCAGGTGATCAAGGCCTGCAAGACGGAGGCGGACGGCCGCGTCGTGGAAGGAAACCACACGTTTTACCGAATCTCCGCCCCGACCACGGAGGAGAAGGACGAGTGGATCGCCAGCATCAAGTGAGTCACGTTcaaactccctctcctcctgtcgaTGATGAGTGTGATGAAGATGACTACCTGGAGGTTTTGCATCTAACCCTCCTTCGTGTTCCACCTGCAGGGCTGCCATCAGCAAAGACCCGTTCTACGAGATGCTGGCTGCTCGGAAGAAGAAGGTGTCGTCTCTGAAGGGGCTGTAGATCTGCAGAGGATTAAACATTTACACAGGTTTGACTCCTGAACTCAGCACAGTGGACGTGGACCTgatattgctgctgctgcagtgacactTGGACCTGGCACAAGGGATTCAGCCGCTAACCTGGCTCTTCCTTTGACACCCGTCTCGTCGCAGGTTTGAACGTTGAATCTCTCATTTCTCATCCCCAGATGAAATGATTCACTCagacctttttatttaaatcctcCAACggctcctttttatttattttttaaacaaacacacttctgCAGTGCTGCAACCGAGCTGTGATCTCTGGTTAAgtctcccactcctcctcagATCTGCTGAAATGATATTTGAAACTTGTCTGATTCATCTCAAAGTAGCTTCAAACAGattgtgtttgttaaactcGGCTGCGGGTATCCAAACATTTAactggagggggaaaaaatgaaggAGCGAGCGGGAAATGATTTGAGTCAGATTAGAAGTGTAATCAGTGTGTaaacacagactgtatataaagatggacaacacgtctccaTGTCCTCCCACTATCTAGAGATGAAGCCCAACTATCCCGGGTAGGAAGGCTGCCGTCTTGCACATTCGGAGTCAGAGTCCGGAGCTGGCTCATGCCCGACACTATTGCCTCATTTCTACTggtcaaaaaaacaactaacatctggcttttgtctgcagtgggAGTGGATTCAATCCACACTCCCTCCTGGGTCTAGTGCAGTAGACGGCGATGGAAACGAGAAACGTGGTTGAACGCACTAATTTAGCAAAACAAGGtttcaaaaaaactgaaaggaaaactctgCTACTGCCAAAGGGGAAAAGAGTCAATTGAATTTTTTTGTGCTGCATAAAAACTAAACTGTTTATACCCACCAATTTTGGTTTTAAGAAGTGTAAGCGCAATTTAAGACCCTagtgcagtcagccaccagggggcgatccagactAACTCATGTCTATCTTTATGTCCAGTCtgctgaggagagacagaagatAACTGTGCTATATGATGCTGGACAATTACGGTATGAATCAAAATACTGTTCGTTTACTACAAAGCTTCTAAAATCATCCACGTCAGTAAGTTTACTTTTTGAAGAGTTGAGGCCTTGAACTGAGGAACGTCCTCAGTCTGGTTCTCCCTCCTGGCCTCTTTCCTCCGGACGACTGTGTTTTGGTGTGATGCCATATAAATGTGTGGTGTTTTTCTAAAGCCTGTTTTCTTACCGCTGTTGCTCTTTTGTCAAAGCACTGTTCATACAAAtgaaggcaaaaacaaaaattcCTAAATATTTATTCATCCAGATTCCTTGTAATTTATTGTTTCACGTTTGtctcattaaaacaaaacaaaacatctcacTCCgattttctttctcatttgACATTCGACACCGAGTCTTTTGATCATTCTTTTTAATGTTATGGTACTTTCATATAATTCCGGTGGATTTAATTCAGACTGTGTTAGATTAAACAAAGTTAAGTGAAGAAAAACTTTGCATTCTGTGCCACTTGGACCAAATCTGTATTGAACACAGCCAGAAAGTAAACACTGAcaatattaaaaacagtttaGCCAAACTATTGATGCAGATTTTTTGCTTGGGTGTATTTCCCCCCCAATAAAAATAATCTCAAacccttttttcttctcttttaccCCAAGATAAAACattgaaggtaaaaaaaaaaaaaaatcctccttttcaccaaattaaaaacacaaactttcagAGTGATTGAAAAACTCTTCATCCTTTAATTTACAAAGATAATAACACACAGTAAATGTACAGTTAAAGTCTGATTACTGCTGTGGGCAGAGCTGTAAACACACTCCGATCTCTTAAAAACTGTCATTAAGGCTCCTTGAGGAATCGTAAGTCGTCACCACACCCGTCTGCTCACCTCAAttacatcgggggggggggacactcaCTGATCCGGGCCTCTATTGCTTTCTTACACATGCAACGTAAACCTGTCGGGATGTGCGTGCAGGGGGAGAAggagtttttcattttgaaatgtttgttgtcAGTCATTCGCAACCAGACGTCCACAGAAAGATGAGTCAATATTTAACGGAGTTATCGATATGAAGGAACTGGAACTTAAACGGAAAAAAACTGGATTCTCCACTTCTCTCCGCTCCTGTGAGTGGGAGTGCACGTGTGAGTCACTGACGAGGGTTGTGGTCGATGTGAAGCCGAAGAGTGCGACTCCCGGCTCGTTCTGGAGCGGACCAGCCTCAAACAGAGATAATCCAAAACAGTCTCTCCCctgaaaacacaagcaaagacaAATCTATTAATAGTATTGTTTATAAACAGGCGTATCAACTATTCAGTAAACAGATTagtttcattgaaaaaaaattcaaatttgttTATTAGCAGGAATTTAAAATCTTCCTTatataaaaagattaaaagtaaaagttggattaatgttattatataatgttttatataCAAACAGGTCCATGTTCCACATCATCTGTTTGTGTctaatgtttgtatttcttgtttgttctgttgtgtcttgtttgtttttatgtgagGCAATGGACAAACCACGGGATGAAGACAAATTTCAAAAGAGATTCAGACAATAAAGTGAAATTGATATCTAATCTAATCACAGTTTCCCAGAACCCAAAGTCACATCTTTTGTGTTGTTCAGTTTAATGAAGAAAATCAGTTCACAGCCTGTTGTTCATTAATATTGAACTCAAACGTAAACCACTAACTGAGAGGCACACATTGGCCCTGGTTCAATGTCTGAAACGGGAGtttggccactagagggcagtgagCTCCATCGCAAACGCACGAGCCTGTTGGACCAGGACTGCTGTCGATGCTGGGACGTGAGCTGTGCGTGAACCCTTCAGCCTGGAGGCGCTCCAGCCTGTTGTCACCGGCTTCTAACAATAGACGACCTTTTATCCCTTTAACCGGCAAAGCTGTTGtcgagttgtttttttcctcttgtcaggaaaacaaagagatgagcgataaaacacacagatcagGCATCACAGTTCCCGAACCGACACAAACAATGAGCGAGGGTGAAAGAGCTGCTGGACGAACAAAAAACTCCCAGTGGTTGTTTTATCCATCAATGTAGAAAAAGTAGAAAACAATTATTATAGAGTTGTATTTTGTGTGGAATGGTTTgcaataatgtgtttttctaatttaaatAAACCCCATTAAAAACAGTCCATCCTTCCCAGTTTAATCAGTGAAAGctttgaggagcagaggaaacagatcAGTCGGGCTCTGTCTACACAGATGTTAATTATCAGGATCCATCGGGTTATCGGCGGTTGTCGTCTTTTCACGGGATTTGTTGAAAATGCGATAAAATTTATCAAATTGCCAGCTTTGTCCTTAAATGGCTCCTGGGTCAAACCAGGGTTTCTCCTCCGAACTGTGCTTACCGCCAAGTTCCAACAGGGGGGAAGGCTGCTGAATCAAAACTAAACAACCTCcacaaatcaaagaaaaaaggaaagctATACTTTCAACTCACAAGCTGTTTTCTATCAGTCAGTGGATCAGTAAAGGTTTGTAACTCCAGGTTATCCCAAGTCGTATCTTTGCTATTAACTTAGCACTTTTAAAAAGGTCGACGTGACTTTGAGCAGGGGATCATCACCGAGAACATCCTCCTTTGTTCTGTGCATATTTGTGAATTATGCTCAGGCCCTTGACAGTTGATCTATTTACGGCTGCTTCCTTCTGGCAACAGATAACtcggctttttttttttttctctcaactCTGTCCAGGTAGTGATAAGCCACCACCCACTTACCGTCATTATCCAGCCCGCGACACTTCCTCTTCTCAGaaactggaggagaaaaaaaaaactgactgcCGAGTGGCTTTGCCTCAATCTGCAGCTGAGATCTAGACGGTTTCCCTTCTGGCAACAAGTTGACTTTTTTCATAATCTGTTTATCTTCCTCTCAGATTGAGCCGCgctttttgcttttttacaATCTCCACCTTAAACAAAAACTTTGCCTCTTGACTCTGGTTCAGGGCCGTTGAAGCCTCTGACACCAGCTCGCCAAGTCCCGACAGGACTCGGGGTTAACCAGACTGACAGATCAGCGCCATGACAACGCGCTGACTCACTTCTTGACAGGAGTGAATCAGCCGGCGCAATGTCCCAGCTCTCGCTTCTGTGATTCCTGGGCTGCTGGGAAGACGAGGACGGGACCTGTGATTTGGGACTCGCCACAATGACTGCAGACATTTCTAAGAAGCCACAGCCTGTTTtactgcgtctgtgtgtgtctgtgtgtgtctgtgtgtccgtgtgtgtgtgtgtttttaaggcTCTATTTTGTCAACAAGGCAAAAAAAtcggaataaaaacaaaagaaacagagtACAAATTTGGATCCTTTCAAATAAGAACtctgattttatttcatctttgatttatgtttgtatttagtTCTTTTCACTGGTTGTGGAAAACTGTGAAATCCTGTTAAACACTTATTCATTAACTCCATATTTATatagtttaaacattttatatgttttcatctggGAAATTAAGTTGACAGGTTTTTGATAAAAAGCCTTTTTCAACTTCCATGGAAACGTTTTCACGATATTCTGACATATTATAAAGTCACAGTTATGAATTAAACAtgtccgtgtctgtgtgtgtttgtacctgaGGGCGTCTCAGAAGAAGTTCTTGATGAGGGGCGTGACGAGCTTCACCCACAGCTTGACGTGGCGGTCCGGCCGCTCGAACGTGGAGCTGGACACCTCGCTGGAGCGCTGGTACAAGGTCTCCTGCTCCTGAGAGGTGAGAACACAGGTGTGAGCTCGGGAAAGAATTACTCACCTCATTCGTCGGCATCGTTTCCCGCTGCGGTTAGAGACCAAAcccacctcctgcagctggcTCTGCAGCTCCTCGTTCTCCGTGACGATGGCGATTTGGGCCTCCAGGTCACGGTGAACCGAGCGGTACCCGAAATTGGGCGAGCCAATTAGAGTGAGGCAAGGCCGGTTCTGCCCCTGGAGGTAATACCACAGACCTGCAGGAGGGGGAAAAGGCGCAGTGAGGTTTAATTCTTCAGCGAGCCGCTTTCGAGCAGGGATTTCTGTCGGGGGCCCTAACCACAACTAAAAA
Protein-coding regions in this window:
- the LOC133975986 gene encoding cytohesin-1-like isoform X2 codes for the protein MVLKSEDGVVPDDLSPEERQELESIRRKKQELLQDIQRLKDEIAEVTNEIDNLGLTEERKSMQRNKQMAMGRKKFNMDPKKGIRFLVDSSLLKNTSDDIAQFLYKGEGLNKTAIGDYLGERDDFNIEVLHAFLDLHEFSDLHLVQALRQFLWSFRLPGEAQKIDRMMEAFAQRYCHCNPGVFQSTDTCYVLSFAVIMLNTSLHNPNVKDKPPVQRFTAMNRGINDGGDLPEELLRNLYDSIKNEPFKIPEDDGNDLTHTFFNPDREGWLLKLGGGRVKTWKRRWFILTDNCLYYFEYTTDKEPRGIIPLENLSIREVDDSKKPNCFELYIPNHKDQVIKACKTEADGRVVEGNHTFYRISAPTTEEKDEWIASIKAAISKDPFYEMLAARKKKVSSLKGL
- the LOC133975986 gene encoding cytohesin-1-like isoform X3; protein product: MQRNKQMAMGRKKFNMDPKKGIRFLVDSSLLKNTSDDIAQFLYKGEGLNKTAIGDYLGERDDFNIEVLHAFLDLHEFSDLHLVQALRQFLWSFRLPGEAQKIDRMMEAFAQRYCHCNPGVFQSTDTCYVLSFAVIMLNTSLHNPNVKDKPPVQRFTAMNRGINDGGDLPEELLRNLYDSIKNEPFKIPEDDGNDLTHTFFNPDREGWLLKLGGGRVKTWKRRWFILTDNCLYYFEYTTDKEPRGIIPLENLSIREVDDSKKPNCFELYIPNHKDQVIKACKTEADGRVVEGNHTFYRISAPTTEEKDEWIASIKAAISKDPFYEMLAARKKKVSSLKGL
- the LOC133975986 gene encoding cytohesin-1-like isoform X1, with the translated sequence MVLKSEDGVVPDDLSPEERQELESIRRKKQELLQDIQRLKDEIAEVTNEIDNLGLTEERKSMQRNKQMAMGRKKFNMDPKKGIRFLVDSSLLKNTSDDIAQFLYKGEGLNKTAIGDYLGERDDFNIEVLHAFLDLHEFSDLHLVQALRQFLWSFRLPGEAQKIDRMMEAFAQRYCHCNPGVFQSTDTCYVLSFAVIMLNTSLHNPNVKDKPPVQRFTAMNRGINDGGDLPEELLRNLYDSIKNEPFKIPEDDGNDLTHTFFNPDREGWLLKLGGRVKTWKRRWFILTDNCLYYFEYTTDKEPRGIIPLENLSIREVDDSKKPNCFELYIPNHKDQVIKACKTEADGRVVEGNHTFYRISAPTTEEKDEWIASIKAAISKDPFYEMLAARKKKVSSLKGL